The following coding sequences lie in one Phragmites australis chromosome 8, lpPhrAust1.1, whole genome shotgun sequence genomic window:
- the LOC133927825 gene encoding serine/threonine protein kinase OSK1-like, with the protein MVIMSSQQEQGQGQGQQVIMSASSSKRRRLETEQQQQHLVALGGRYSLQCVRGRGSFAEVWEASHRRTGIKVGIKILCQATAGMPVCKVEREVRVMRLLRHPHIIRLYEAIFTDHHIYIVMELAESGQLHDYVAIQGRLPEAQARAIFQQMVAGAAYCHHNMVVHRDLKMENILLDSENRIKIVDFGFSKLFRYTKFLSKGCGSPHYAAPELHQRRKYIGPPVDVWSCGIILYGMLCGCLPFDGVNMADLRRNILRGEFRMPAFVSDDARDLICSMLIVKPEKRMNMAEVRAHRWLQPDIRPYLAMPPLDACMQQQIVDDETVEQAVTRHGFDRSSLLQSLEDGVENEATVAYNLILGKQFDAATRYLWTMIRRHRQATGAATVKTGGGGGSSSRRAPAEMQREHGESSRRQWALGGFHVLHDCPRQTMRHIAKALHELGILFYSPSCSNHHQPGRRRHRHRMVCAHFPSPFPGGVDVIPSATIIHTFLLLTTNANNNNDDALESLSAAVFFEIQVMAGEGNQDHTNYLLDLKRISGPQLPYLSICSQLASMLRPAIH; encoded by the exons ATGGTGATCATGTCGTCGCAGCAGGAGCAGGGGCAGGGGCAGGGGCAGCAGGTGATCATGTCGGCCAGCAGCTCCAAGAGACGGCGGCTGGAGacggagcagcagcagcagcaccttgTGGCGCTGGGCGGGAGGTACTCGCTGCAGTGCGTGCGAGGGAGGGGTAGCTTCGCGGAGGTGTGGGAGGCCAGCCACCGCCGCACGGGCATCAAGGTCGGCATCAAGATACTCTGCCAAGCCACCGCCGGCATGCCCGTCTGCAAAGTCGAGCGCGAGGTCAGGGTGATGAGGCTGCTCAGGCATCCGCACATCATACGCCTCTACGAAGCCATCTTCACCGATCACCACATCTACATCGTCATGGAGCTCGCGGAGTCGGGGCAGCTCCACGACTACGTCGCCATCCAGGGGAGGCTTCCTGAGGCCCAAGCGCGGGCCATCTTCCAGCAGATGGTGGCCGGCGCCGCATACTGCCACCACAACATGGTCGTCCACCGCGATCTCAAGATGGAGAACATACTCTTGGATTCAGAGAACAGGATCAAGATCGTCGACTTTGGTTTCAGCAAGCTGTTCAGGTACACCAAGTTCCTCAGCAAGGGTTGTGGAAGCCCACACTACGCGGCACCCGAG TTGCACCAGCGCCGGAAATACATTGGTCCTCCGGTGGACGTGTGGAGCTGTGGAATCATCCTCTACGGCATGCTCTGCGGCTGCCTCCCCTTCGACGGGGTCAACATGGCCGACCTGCGCAGGAACATACTGAGAGGGGAGTTTCGCATGCCGGCTTTCGTGTCGGATGACGCCAGGGATCTCATCTGCAGCATGCTGATAGTGAAACCGGAGAAGCGCATGAACATGGCCGAGGTCAGGGCGCATCGCTGGCTTCAGCCGGACATCCGTCCCTACTTGGCCATGCCTCCCCTCGATGCCTGCATGCAGCAGCAGATTGTTGATGATGAAACCGTGGAGCAGGCGGTGAcgcggcacggctttgacagGAGCAGCTTGCTTCAGTCTCTGGAAGATGGAGTCGAGAACGAGGCAACGGTCGCGTACAACTTGATCCTCGGCAAGCAGTTTGATGCAGCGACCCGTTATCTCTGGACGATGATCCGTCGTCACCGACAAGCCACTGGCGCGGCCACG GTGaagacaggaggaggaggaggcagcagcagcagaagggCTCCAGCTGAGATGCAGCGAGAGCATGGTGAAAGCAGCAGGAGGCAGTGGGCGCTGGGAGGGTTTCATGTCCTGCACGATTGCCCGCGCCAGACGATGCGCCACATAGCCAAGGCGCTGCACGAGCTGGGCATCCTCTTCTACTCGCCGTCTTGTTCGAACCACCACCAGCCGGGGCGGCGCCGCCACAGGCACCGGATGGTGTGCGCTCACTTCCCCTCCCCTTTCCCCGGCGGCGTCGACGTCATCCCCAGCGCCACCATCATCCACACCTTCCTTCTCCTCACCACCAAcgccaacaacaacaacgacgATGCCTTGGAGAGCCTATCCGCTGCTGTCTTCTTTGAGATTCAGGTGATGGCAGGGGAAGGGAATCAAGATCATACTAATTACCTGTTGGATTTGAAGAGGATTTCCGGCCCACAGCTTCCCTACCTCAGCATCTGCTCCCAGTTAGCCTCCATGCTCAGGCCTGCAATCCACTAA